From a region of the Panthera uncia isolate 11264 chromosome B1, Puncia_PCG_1.0, whole genome shotgun sequence genome:
- the LOC125922476 gene encoding translation initiation factor IF-2-like, producing the protein MSAAGPFQERSGLGTFAAVPSFRPLLLQTLENPPQQQAPPLTTGPTPRLPSRPPSPWRRPPALAVSRPCAQCSAPCPVPGPPPELPPSGPRGPPERPRPAPREGAWRTRDTCCGRSLRRQRRRRRWPGGGRARASPSSRPGARVGLGRPARPAPPLARPRPCSGSSPGERCARPPVDFATVTAPPHAPSARSAA; encoded by the exons atGTCTGCTGCTGGACCCTTCCAGGAACGCAGCGGCCTTGGCACCTTCGCGGCAGTCCCCTCCTTCCGCCCACTCCTGCTCCAGACGCTCGAAAATCCG CCCCAGCAACAGGCCCCGCCCCTCACGACAGGCCCCACCCCGCGCCTTCCAAGTCGCCCGCCTTCCCCTTGGCGGCGTCCGCCGGCTCTGGCCGTGTCCCGGCCCTGTGCCCAGTGTTCGGCCCCGTGCCCAGTCCCTGGTCCGCCCCCGGAGCTTCCTCCCTCGGGACCCCGCGGCCCGCCCGAGCGCCCCCGGCCCGCGCCGAGGGAGGGTGCGTGGCGCACACGTGACACGTGCTGTGGGCGGAGCCTGCGCCGGCAGAGACGCCGGCGGAGGTGGCCCGGGGGAGGGCGGGCGCGGGCCTCGCCTAGCTCTCGCCCCGGAGCTCGCGTAGGCCTCGGTcggcccgcccgccccgcccctcctctggCCCGGCCGAGGCCCTGCTCTGGCTCCTCGCCCGGCGAGCGCTGCGCTAGGCCTCCCGTTGACTTTGCCACTGTTACGGCGCCTCCTCATGCACCCTCCGCGCGCAGCGCGGCTTAG